A genomic stretch from Plasmodium cynomolgi strain B DNA, chromosome 8, whole genome shotgun sequence includes:
- a CDS encoding microtubule associated protein EB1 (putative) produces the protein MSEGREASSLGMMDSAFFVSRKELIEWVNRTLKLNVTKIEQCSNGAIYTQLLDILFPNKSVLHKVKWNAKLEYECIINYKLIQNVFNKLGIKKHMDIDKLIRGKYQDNLEFLQWFKAFFERIIDYNNENVINYDPLERRKLCILGDRGDYKLLNSYLPDWAKVEIHIGKEKGMHNENRTCSNGTKRNNDYRSSVNQDNITTSVGIRAATSS, from the coding sequence ATGAGCGAGGGAAGAGAGGCGTCCTCCCTGGGCATGATGGACTCGGCGTTCTTCGTGAGCCGAAAGGAACTAATCGAGTGGGTGAATAGGACGCTAAAGCTGAACGTAACCAAAATCGAGCAATGCTCCAACGGAGCCATCTACACACAGCTCTTGGACATCCTATTCCCCAACAAGTCAGTCCTCCACAAAGTGAAGTGGAATGCCAAGTTAGAATACGAGTGCATAATAAACTACAAACTAATTCAAAACGTTTTCAACAAATTAGGgattaaaaaacatatggaCATAGATAAACTAATTAGGGGAAAATATCAAGACAATTTAGAATTCCTCCAATGGTTTAAAGCTTTTTTTGAACGAATCATTGActataataatgaaaatgtaattaattATGACCCCTTGGAACGTCGTAAATTATGCATCCTTGGAGATAGGGGTGATTACAAGTTACTAAATAGCTATTTACCCGATTGGGCAAAGGTAGAGATACATATTGGCAAAGAGAAAGGGATGCATAACGAAAATAGGACTTGTTCTAATGGGACTAAACGGAACAATGACTACAGATCTAGTGTCAATCAGGATAATATCACCACCAGTGTGGGCATCCGTGCCGCCACATCCTCCA